In a single window of the Balaenoptera acutorostrata chromosome 3, mBalAcu1.1, whole genome shotgun sequence genome:
- the SERPINA5 gene encoding plasma serine protease inhibitor: MRLRLLLCLALLSPRMATLRRPQKKRVPELPPAVATAAPGSRDFVFDLYRALAAAVPDQNIFFSPLSISVSLAMLSLGARANTKAQVLAGLGLNPQEGQEEELHSASQRLLRELEQPGDSLQLSLGNALFTKPTVPIEEAFLGAMRTLYLADTFPTDFEDPEGAQKQINDYVAKQTKGKIVDLVKGLDGTEVMVIVNYIFFKAKWETSFNRKSTQEQDFHVTSETVVRVPMMKREDQFYYLLDRNLSCRVVGVPYQGNATAFFILPREGGMGQVENGLKEKTLRKWLKMSMKRQLELYLPKFSIEGSYQLEKVLPKLGIRDVFTSHADLTGISNHSSIQVSEMVHKAVVEVDESGTQAAAATGTIFMFRSARMSSQRIVFNRPFLMLIVENSKHILFLGKVTRP, encoded by the exons ATGCGGCTCCGCCTCCTCCTGTGCCTGGCGCTCCTCAGCCCGCGGATGGCCACCCTGCGCCGCCCCCAAAAGAAGAGAGTTCCGGAGCTGCCGCCCGCAGTCGCCACGGCGGCCCCTGGCAGCCGGGACTTTGTCTTCGACCTCTACAGGGCCTTGGCCGCGGCTGTCCCCGACCAGAACATCTTCTTCTCCCCTCTGAGCATCTCCGTGAGCCTGGCCATGCTCTCCCTGGGGGCGCGGGCCAACACGAAGGCGCAGGTCCTGGCGGGCCTGGGCCTCAACCCCCAGGAGGGCCAGGAGGAGGAGCTCCACAGCGCCTCCCAGCGGCTGCTGCGGGAGCTCGAGCAGCCCGGAGACAGCCTCCAGCTGAGCCTCGGCAACGCCCTGTTCACCAAGCCCACGGTGCCCATCGAGGAGGCCTTCCTGGGCGCCATGAGGACGCTGTACCTGGCAGACACTTTCCCCACCGACTTTGAGGACCCTGAAGGGGCTCAGAAGCAGATCAATGATTACGTGGCAAAGCAAACGAAAGGCAAGATTGTGGACTTGGTTAAGGGCCTGGATGGCACCGAGGTCATGGTCATAGTGAATTACATCTTCTTTAAAG CTAAGTGGGAGACAAGCTTCAACCGCAAAAGCACCCAAGAGCAGGACTTCCACGTGACCTCGGAGACGGTGGTGCGGGTACCCATGATGAAACGAGAGGATCAGTTTTACTACCTCCTGGACCGAAACCTCTCCTGCAGGGTGGTAGGGGTCCCCTACCAAGGGAACGCCACCGCCTTCTTCATTCTCCCCCGCGAGGGCGGGATGGGGCAGGTGGAAAATGGcctgaaagaaaaaacactgaGGAAGTGGCTCAAGATGTCCATGAAGAG GCAACTTGAGCTTTACCTACCCAAGTTCTCCATTGAGGGCTCCTATCAGCTGGAGAAAGTCCTCCCCAAGCTGGGGATCAGAGATGTCTTCACCTCCCATGCTGACCTGACCGGCATCTCCAACCATTCCAGCATCCAGGTGTCTGAG ATGGTGCACAAAGCCGTGGTGGAGGTGGACGAGTCGGGAACCCAAGCGGCTGCAGCCACGGGGACGATCTTCATGTTCAGATCTGCCCGGATGAGCTCTCAAAGGATAGTATTCAACAGGCCCTTTCTGATGCTCATTGTGGAGAACAGCAAACACATCCTTTTCCTCGGCAAAGTGACTCGCCCTTGA